The Cloacibacillus sp. An23 genomic interval AGCCGCGACCGCTCGCTCGAGCTGCTGAAAGATTTCTGCGCCTCGCACGAAGAGGCCGCTGTGATAGACCTCGGCGCGAACTTCGGGCAGCACATGGCGATAATGGCCGGCTTCGACTACGCGCACGGCGGCAAGATAATCACGCTCGACGCCGACTTGCAGAACCCGCCCGCAGAGATACCGAAGCTCGTCGCAGCGATGGACGAGGGCCACGACGTCGTAGGCACGTACCGCGTCGGGCGGCGCGACCCGATTTTCCGCAAAGTCGCCTCGCGCTGCGTCAACAAGATAACGAACAAAATCGCGAAGCTGCACATAAGCGACTACGGCTGTATGCTCCGCGGCTACGACCGCAGGATAGTGGACATAATCAACGCGAGCCGTGAAAGCACCACCTTCATTCCCGCGCTTGCGCAGAAGTTTGCGCACAACCCCGTCGAGATACCCGTCGCGCACCGCGAGCGCGCGCGCGGCGAATCGAAATACGGGCTGTTCCAGCTCGTGCGCCTCAACTTCGACCTGATGACGAGCTTTTCGCTCGTGCCGCTCCAGCTCGTGACGATGGCCGGGATGTTCTTCTCTCTGGCTTCCGTGCTTCTGCTGGCCTATATGTTCGTGCGCCGCATGTTCCTCGGCATAGAGGACTGGCAGACGTTCATAGGGCAGGCCTTCGAGGCCTTCGAGTTCATGCTCGCGAGCCTCACGCTCTTCTCGCTCGGGATAATCGGCGAATACATCGGGCGCATATACCGCGAGGTCAGCCGCCGCCCGCGCTACTCCGTGCGCGAAATCTACGGGAGGGGGAAAAACGAATGATGCGCCCGAGAACCGTAGTTTTCGCCTACAGCGAGGTGGGCGCGGCCTGCCTCGAGGAACTTATCAAAGACGGCGCGAACGTCGTCAAAGTCTACACTCACGAGGACGACCCGAACGAAACGATATGGTTCCGCTCCGTGCGCGAAATAGCGGAGCGCGCGGGCATCCCAGCCGCCGCGCCGGAAAAATTCGGCGAGGCGGAAATCGCGGAATTTGCGGCGCTCGGCACGGAGCTGCTTTTTTCCTTCTATTACAGGAAGCTCATTCCGCAGGCCGTGATAGATTCTCCGCGCCTCGGCGCTTACAACATGCACGGCGCTCTGCTGCCGCGCTACCGCGGGCGCGCCTGTATAAACTGGGCGGTGCTGAACGGCGAGCGCGAGACGGGCGCGACGCTCCACGTGATGACGGACAAGCCCGACGCGGGCGACATAATCGGCAGCGAGGCCGTCCCGATAGAAATCACTGACACGGCGCTCGACGTGTCGCTGAAAGTCGCGGAGGCGGCGCGCCGCGTGCTCTCGCGCGCTCTTCCGGCGCTCGAGGCGGGAACGGCGGAACGCCGCCCGCAGGACGAAGCCCGCGCGACCTACTTCGGGCGCAGGCGGCCCGAGGGCGGGCGCATAGACTGGAACAAAAGCGCCGTGGAAATCTACAACCTCGTGCGCGCGGTGACGCGCCCCTTCCCGGGGGCCTTCGCCTTCGCGGACGGAAAAAAATATTTTATATGGAAGGCCGCGCCCGAAGAGGGATCGGCGCAGCCCGGGAAAATCGTCAGCCGCGCGCCGCTGCTCGTAGGCGCGGGAAGCGGGCTGTTGCGCATAGACGAAATAGAGCCGGGCGCTCTTCCGGAAGGAGATTTTTTCGAATGAGGCTATTTGTGACTGGAATAAACGGATTCATAGGGACGCACCTGCTCGAGGCGGCGCTCGCCTCGACGGACTGGGAGATAAGCGGCCTCGACCTGTCGTCGTCGAACCTCGCGCCTTACGAAGGAAACTCGCGTTTTTCGTTCCGCGCCGGCGACATATTCAAAGACGACGAAATCCTCGAAGCCGAGATAATCAAGGCGGACGCGGTGTTGCCGCTCGCCGGCATAGCGAAGCCCGCCTATTACATAAAGCGCCCCGTATGGACCTTCGAACTGGACTTCGAGCAGAACCTGAAAATCGTGCGCCTCTGCGCAAAGCACGGGAAGCGCGTCATATTCCCCTCGACCTCCGAAGTCTACGGCATGAGCGAAGGCGAGCTGCGCGAAGACGAAAGCCGCCTCGTCGTCGGCCCCATATCCAAGACGCGCTGGATATACAGCTGCTCCAAGCAGATGATGGACCGCATGATATTCGCCTACGGGCAGGAGGCCGGCCTCAGCTTCTCGATATTCCGCCCCTTCAACTGGATAGGGCCGCGGCTCGACACCTTCCGCGACGCGGAGGAACGCACAGCGCGCTCCGTCACCCAGATGCTCTACGACATGGCGCGCCGCCGCAAAATAACCCTCGTCAACGGCGGGGCACAGCGCCGCAGCTTCACGTGGGTCGGCGACGGCGTCGAGGGGCTCATGGCGGTCATACGCAACGAAAAAGGCCGCGCCGAGGGCGAAATATTCAACATCGGCAACCCCGACAACAACTATTCGATGAAACAGCTCGCCGGGATGCTCATAGAAGAGGCGAAAAACTTCCCCGTCTTCCGCGAGGCCGCGGAAGCGGCGGAACTCGAAGTCATCCCCGCGACGGACTACTACGGCGCGAACTACGACGACATGGAAAACCGCGTCCCCTCCGTGCAGAAGATCGAGCGCCGTCTCGGCTGGAGGCCGAAGACCGGAATGCGCGAGATGCTGCGCCGCACGATAGCGTGGCACGCCGCGAACGAGGAAAGCGTCAAATGACGCGGCTCGCGATAAAGATAGACGTGGACACGCTGCGCGGCTACAAAGAGGGCGTCCCGCCGCTTCTCGGTCTTCTCAAAAAGCGCGGCCTGCGCGCGAGCATATTCTTCTCCTTCGGCCCGGACAATTCCGGCAAGGCGATAAGGCGCATATTCCGCCCCGGCTTCATATCCAAGATGATAAGGACTAAAGCCCCTTCGACATACGGCCTGCGCACGCTCCTTTACGGCACGCTGCTGCCCGCGCCGCTCATAGTCCCCTCCGCGCCTGAGATAGCGGCGCGCGCGGCGGACGAAGGCCACGACGTCGGCGTACACGCGTGGGACCACGTCTACGTGCAGGACAAACTGCCGGAAATATCGAAGGCGGAATTCCTGGAGCTCTTCGGCCGCGCGCGCGAACTCTTCGTGAAACTCTGCGGGCGCGAGCCTGCTTCCATAGCCGCGCCGGGCTGGCAGGTCTCGGCGGCGTCGCTCGAAGCCGAAGAAGAACTCGGGCTTTCCTACGCCAGCGACACGCGCGGACACTCGCCCTTCACGCCTGTCTGCGACGGCAGGAGCTACGCCGTCCCGCAGATTCCGACGACGCTGCCGACGATGGACGAGATACTCGGCCTGCCGGGAATCGACGACGAGACGCTGCCGAAGCGCTGGATAGAGATGATGGACAAGGAATGGAACGTGCTGACGATACACGCCGAGATGGAAGGGATCTCGAAGCTGGGAGTATTCGAACGCTTCCTCGACGTCGCGGAGGCGATAGGAACGGAGTTCATGACGCTCGCGGAATACGCCGAGGCCGCGCCGAAGCCGGAGCGGAAGATAATCGAAGGCAGCCTCCCCGGGCGCGCGGGGACTCTCGCCGTTGAAATGTGAGGGCGGACGTATGACTGACAAAATCTCGATAGCTCTGATACTCGCCGCCGCGATGACCAACGCGGCGGCAAGCAGCGTAATGAGGCACGCCTACGGCGGCGACGGCGCGATGCTCTCGGGCGGGATCGTAAACGCCGTGCTGCGGATAGCGTCGAACCCTCTGACGCTCGCCGGAATAGCGCTCTTCGGCGTCTCGTTCTTCTTCATGGCGGCGGCGCTCTCACGCTCGGAGCTGACCTTCGCCTATCCCCTAATGTCGGCGGTCGTCTATCTCGTGCTGCTCGCCGCCGGCTTTCTCATATTTCACGAAAAAATAACGGCCGCGAGGGTATGCGGTACGCTGCTCATCCTCGCCGGCATAACGGTACTGGCGAAAGGCTAGGTGGAAAAAATGAAAATATGCGTTGTCGGAACGGGCTACGTCGGCCTGGTCACCGGGGTGTGCTTTGCTGAAAAGGGGCACGAAGTGCGCTGCATGGACATAGACGAAGAGCGCGTCGCTAAGCTCAAACGGGGCGAAAGCCCTATATATGAGCCTGGGCTCGGCGAACTTCTGCGCGCGAATCTGGAAGCGGGCCGCCTCGGCTTCTCGTCGTCTATGAAGGAGGCCATCGAAGGCGCGCGCCTGTGCTTCATCGCGGTCGGCACGCCTCCCGCCGGCGACGGGAAGGCCGACCTCGCGCAGGTGCTCGCCGCGGCGGACGAAATAGCGGAGCACATAGGCCCCGAATGCCGCATAGTCGTGAAATCCACCGTCCCGGTCGGCACAGGCACGCTGCTCTGCCGCCGGATACGCCGTCATTTGAGTGAAAGAGGTTTGAAAAACATTGACCTTGAGATAATCTCCAACCCTGAGTTCCTTAAGGAAGGCATGGCGGTGCGCGACTGCCTGCACCCGGAGCGCGTCGTCGTAGGCGCCTCGTCCGACGCCGCGCGTTCGCTGATGCGCGAGCTCTATTCCTCTTTCGTGCCGGAGGAAAAGATACTGATGATGGACCCGGCCTCGGCGGAGATAACGAAATACGCGGCGAACGCGATGCTCGCTGCGCGTATCAGCTTTATGAACGAGATAGCGCAGCTCTGCGACAAAGTCGGGGCCGACGTGCTCTCGGTCAAAGAGGGCATAGCCTCCGACCGCCGCATCGGGAAATATTTCCTCAACGCCGGCTGCGGCTACGGCGGCTCGTGCTTCCCGAAGGACGTTGAAGCGCTCTGCTGCATAGGCGAAAGCCAGGGGCTGGATATGACGCTCGCCTCCGCGGTCGCCAAGGTCAACCGCAAGCAGAAAGAAAGGCTTCACATGATGATGCGCGCGCGATTCGGCTCCGACATGGAGGGCGTGTGCGCCGCCGTCATGGGGCTCGCCTTCAAGCCGGGCACCG includes:
- a CDS encoding glycosyltransferase, which encodes MSSPEISVVIPVYNEEESLPYLFGELYPVMSGLGRSFEIIFVNDGSRDRSLELLKDFCASHEEAAVIDLGANFGQHMAIMAGFDYAHGGKIITLDADLQNPPAEIPKLVAAMDEGHDVVGTYRVGRRDPIFRKVASRCVNKITNKIAKLHISDYGCMLRGYDRRIVDIINASRESTTFIPALAQKFAHNPVEIPVAHRERARGESKYGLFQLVRLNFDLMTSFSLVPLQLVTMAGMFFSLASVLLLAYMFVRRMFLGIEDWQTFIGQAFEAFEFMLASLTLFSLGIIGEYIGRIYREVSRRPRYSVREIYGRGKNE
- a CDS encoding formyltransferase; amino-acid sequence: MMRPRTVVFAYSEVGAACLEELIKDGANVVKVYTHEDDPNETIWFRSVREIAERAGIPAAAPEKFGEAEIAEFAALGTELLFSFYYRKLIPQAVIDSPRLGAYNMHGALLPRYRGRACINWAVLNGERETGATLHVMTDKPDAGDIIGSEAVPIEITDTALDVSLKVAEAARRVLSRALPALEAGTAERRPQDEARATYFGRRRPEGGRIDWNKSAVEIYNLVRAVTRPFPGAFAFADGKKYFIWKAAPEEGSAQPGKIVSRAPLLVGAGSGLLRIDEIEPGALPEGDFFE
- a CDS encoding bifunctional UDP-4-keto-pentose/UDP-xylose synthase, with product MRLFVTGINGFIGTHLLEAALASTDWEISGLDLSSSNLAPYEGNSRFSFRAGDIFKDDEILEAEIIKADAVLPLAGIAKPAYYIKRPVWTFELDFEQNLKIVRLCAKHGKRVIFPSTSEVYGMSEGELREDESRLVVGPISKTRWIYSCSKQMMDRMIFAYGQEAGLSFSIFRPFNWIGPRLDTFRDAEERTARSVTQMLYDMARRRKITLVNGGAQRRSFTWVGDGVEGLMAVIRNEKGRAEGEIFNIGNPDNNYSMKQLAGMLIEEAKNFPVFREAAEAAELEVIPATDYYGANYDDMENRVPSVQKIERRLGWRPKTGMREMLRRTIAWHAANEESVK
- a CDS encoding polysaccharide deacetylase family protein; the encoded protein is MTRLAIKIDVDTLRGYKEGVPPLLGLLKKRGLRASIFFSFGPDNSGKAIRRIFRPGFISKMIRTKAPSTYGLRTLLYGTLLPAPLIVPSAPEIAARAADEGHDVGVHAWDHVYVQDKLPEISKAEFLELFGRARELFVKLCGREPASIAAPGWQVSAASLEAEEELGLSYASDTRGHSPFTPVCDGRSYAVPQIPTTLPTMDEILGLPGIDDETLPKRWIEMMDKEWNVLTIHAEMEGISKLGVFERFLDVAEAIGTEFMTLAEYAEAAPKPERKIIEGSLPGRAGTLAVEM
- a CDS encoding UDP-glucose/GDP-mannose dehydrogenase family protein; amino-acid sequence: MKICVVGTGYVGLVTGVCFAEKGHEVRCMDIDEERVAKLKRGESPIYEPGLGELLRANLEAGRLGFSSSMKEAIEGARLCFIAVGTPPAGDGKADLAQVLAAADEIAEHIGPECRIVVKSTVPVGTGTLLCRRIRRHLSERGLKNIDLEIISNPEFLKEGMAVRDCLHPERVVVGASSDAARSLMRELYSSFVPEEKILMMDPASAEITKYAANAMLAARISFMNEIAQLCDKVGADVLSVKEGIASDRRIGKYFLNAGCGYGGSCFPKDVEALCCIGESQGLDMTLASAVAKVNRKQKERLHMMMRARFGSDMEGVCAAVMGLAFKPGTDDMREAPSLTLIRGLVNDGAKVRAYDPVAEGAARRLLPASVRFAGNLRELLEGADCAVVVTEWPEFGEIDWEAAGAAMRRKIVFDGRNLCDPEKMKALGFEYYCIGRNMLP